A stretch of DNA from Halioglobus japonicus:
ACACACACGGCCCTTCCATTCGGGGGTGGCCAGTGCTTCGTAGGTGCTCAGCTCGGAGGGCTGGACGCGATCTTTGGCGTAGACGATGGCGCGGGCGCGCACCGACAGGCCATACCAGTAACCATCATCACTGCGCAGGTGCTCGGGAATAGCGGCATCGAGATTTTCGGAGCTGATGGCTTGCAGAACACCAGCCTCCTCGGCGCGGTAAAGCCTGCCCGCATCGGTAGTGATCAGCACATCCGCCGGTGTATTGCGCCCCTCGTTCTTGAGGCGGGTCAGTAGCGCGTCACCCTTGCCGGTAACGAGATTGACCTTAATGCCGCTGGATTCGCTGAACTGGTCCAGCAGCGGCTTGATCAGCGCTTCCTTGCGCGCCGAGTAGACGTTGACATCGGCAAGCGTGGTGGCGCTGACGGCAAAGAGTAGGGCCCCGGCCAGCAGGCGGCGGGTGTTGCTGTACACATTCATAGTTTCCATCCAGTGGTCGCGGCGAATAGGGTGGCCGCCAGTTTATGGTTGTCGCCCTCGGGCGCCGGCGATAGCACAGCGGCGCTGAGCCAGGGCTCGGTGGGGCGATTGCATGCGAGTTTACTGGATGACTTGTGGGCTAGTAAACAGGAATGATTCTCGATATCGAAAAGCAGGGGTGCTCCCTGCCCGACTCTCGCGTCGGACAGGCAGGGGGAGGGCGTCAGTCGTAGACGATACGGTGTAACGTGGCGCCGTCAGTGTGTTCGAACTGGCGGCCGTAAATATCCAGGGAAGTGATTTCCTCGTAGACCAGCTCGTCGCCGCTGACCTTCATGGTCATCTTGAATGCCGTAGTCTTTGCCTTCTCGAGCATAAACGGTGATTGCACAACGCCGAAGGTTTCGCTGCCCTGGGTTGCTGTCACGTCAAAAATGGTCTCTTCTCCCGCCTGCTGCAGCTCGCCGCCCGCCAGTACGCAAACCGCCCGGGGAATAGTCAGGGAGTGCATGATCATGCCGCTGCCGGGTTCGTACATCCAGTGGCCGATCTGGTCGTGGAAAATCGTGCCCTTGTTACGCTTGCGCACCACCTGGTGGTACTTCACGCACACGAGGTTTTGTTCCTCGGCGTTCTCTGCTGCGCCCGCAGGCGTGAATACGATCTGGTCGTAATAGGCGTGTTTGTCTTCGCCATCGGGTTCCGGTGCCACGTCCAAACCGCGGTCACCCCACCAGGTGCCGATCAGTTGGTGTAGCGGGCCATAATCTACGCCGTCAATAATAGTGCTCAATGGTGTCTCCTTATCTGGACGTCTTTCGTGTTTTCAAGCTTAGTACAGTCGTGTCGAGTTGCCGGGTCTGGGCGGCACTTCAGGCCGGTCCGATAATCAGGGTCGGGATGCCCAGCGTGTGACTCTTGATCGTGGCGACCCGCGTGCCCGGTTTGCGACCGGAGCGTATTGGTGAGTGTGCCACTGTGCGCTCGTCTAGCGCGGCGATGGTCTGATCAATGTCGTGACACAGGTAGGTAATGCCCCAGAAGAAATCGTGCACCGGGGGCTCTTTCAGGTTCTGTATGACCTCCAGGGTCATTTTGCCGTGCCGGAAGAACAGCATGCGGCCGCCCCATTCGGGGACTTCCTGGTCCAGCGCCAGGCGCAGACCCAGTTGCTCGCCAAAGAGTGCGATACAGGCATCGGCATCGCGTGTTTGCAGGACCAGATGATCGACGGCGTAGATGCCGGTGGCAGAGTTGATCTGGCGATACTCGGGGTCACGGTGATGAGACGCCGCCATGGCTATAGACAGGGCGGCTGTATCCAGCGCCTGCTCGGTACCTACCGCCAGGTCGTCATCCAGCAGGTTGAGCCCGGCAATGCCGGGTTCGCCCGCAGTCTCTCTCAGGCAAATGTCGAGATTGGCCAGTGACAGGCAGTTCCCCTGTGGGGCAATGCCTAGCAGTGATGTGTATTCGTTAAGGGCGGTGTCAGGTGAGGGTATATCGAGGTAGGCTCGGTCAAAAGCGGCGAACACGGCAGTCTCCAGGCAATATCAACAGCAGGGATGATACGCGGATGACTGCCGCTGCCAAGGGTTAGTGCACTGTGCGCTCGGAAGGGATATCGAAATCCAGGCGGATTTGTTCTGCTTCCTGTTCTTCGCTCAGGCGCGAGTGGACGTGCTGTTCCAGGTGTTGGAACAGACTCTCCATCAGCTGCAGGGTTTTGCCGATTTGCTCCAGGGCAATCAGCACGGCCTCGTCGGCGTGGTGTTTCTTCTCGGGTTTCATGACTGCACTCCTGTTTTTGCTCACAGTGACAGTCTGAGGGAGCGAGCGCTATTGGCGAATGGCGCTGGGCGCCATGCACATGGCTTCAGACGACAGCGCGCTCAGTGGATAATACGGTCGCCTTGCATATCAGCCGCGAGTTCCTGGGACTGCTCTGCGGCAGCCTCCTGCTGATGGACGTAGTTGCGCAACCTGTTCACCACGCTGGTCATCACGTCGATGGTCTGGCTGATCTGGTCCAGTGCCATCAGTATGGTCTCGGTTTCCGTTGGCCTGTCGTTATCTGACATGGAAAGTCCTCGCTTTTCGCCGTACCACTGTTGGTGCCATCCAGCCGCCCCAGGTACAACAGGGGCAGCCGGCTGGGCTTGGTTCATCGGTAACTCGCCAATATCAGCCGGGATTAATCCCAGCTTAGCGCGCCGCCGGTCTGATATTCGATCACTCGTGTCTCGAAGAAATTCTTCTCCTTGCGCAAGTCCATAATTTCGCTCATCCAGGGGAACGGATTCTGGGCGCCGACAAACTGCTCGGGCAGGCCGAGCTGCGACAGGCGCCGGTTGGCGATGAAGTGGAGGTACTCCTCCATAATCGCTGCGTTCATGCCCAGTACGCCGCGCGGCATGGTATCGCGGGCGTATTGAATTTCGATTTCGGTGCCCTCGAGAATCATCTGTACGACTTCGTCCTGGAAAGACTCGCTCCACAACTGTGGGTTCTCCAGCTTGATCTGGTTAATCACATCAATGCCGAAGTTCAGGTGCATGGATTCGTCGCGCAGGATGTACTGGAACTGCTCGGCGACGCCGGTCATCTTATTGCGGCGGCCCATGGACAGAATCTGGGTAAAGCCACAGTAGAAGAAGATGCCTTCAGTTACCGCATAGAAGCCAATCAGGTTGCGCAGTAATTCCTGATCAGTATCCAGGGTGCCGGTAGTAAATGTTGGATCGCTAAGGCTGTGCGTGTGGCTCAGGCTCCAGGAGGCCTTGGCGGCAACGGACGGAACCTCGCGATACATATTGAAGATTTCACCTTCGTCCATACCCAGTGACTCAATACAGTACTGGTAGGCGTGAGTGTGAATGGCTTCCTCAAAGGCCTGGCGCAGCAGGTACTGGCGGCATTCGGGGTTGGTGATCAGGCGATAAATGGCCAGCACCAGATTGTTGGCCACCAGCGAGTCTGCGGTTGAGAAGTAGCCCAGTGAGCGCATCACGATGCGGCGCTCATCCTCGGTGAGGCCATCGGCACTCTTCCAGGTGGCGACATCCGCCGTCATGTTAATTTCCTGGGGCATCCAGTGATTGGCGCAGCCATCCAGGTATTTCTGCCAGGCCCAGTCGTACTTGAAGGGCACCAACTGATTGAGATCAGCGCGGCAGTTAATCATGGCTTTTTCGTCCACGGAAACACGGGAGGCGCCCATTTCCAGCTCTTCCAGACCAGGTGCCACATCGATATTGGCCACCGCCTCAGCTGCGCGTGCCACGGGATCGGCCGGCGCCGCCTTGGGTTCCTCGCGCTTCGGTGCTGCCACCGCCCCGGGTGGCATTTCCATTTCGGCTACCAGTGGTTTGGGGGCCGCAGTCTCGGCCGCCGGCTGCGTCGCCGTCTGCTCTTTGACAGGCTGTGGTACAGTTTCGTCTTTGTGGTAGTCATCCCAACTCAGCATCTATTGTTGTCCCCTGGCTTTGGTTTCTGTTGTTGTCTGTATCACGCTGCCGACCTGCTTACTGGCAGGCCTCGCAGTCCGGGTCATCCAGTGAGCAGGCTGCCGGTACAGGTGCCGGTGCTGCCGCTTCATTGGACACCGCGTTCAGTGCCCCGGTATCAATTGTGGATTTCTCGGTGCCGGTGGCCGCCAGCGAACGCAGGTAGTAAGTCGTTTTGAGACCGGAATACCAGGCCATGCGATAGGTGATATCCAGCTTCTTACCGTTGGCGTTATTGATGTACAGGTTGAGTGACTGGGCCTGGTCAATCCACTTCTGGCGACGGGAGGCAGAGTCAACCAGCCAGCGTGGGTCCACTTCAAAGGCGGTTGAGTAAATTGCCTTCAGGTCTGCCGGAATGCGGTCGATGGCCTGTACGGAACCGTCGTAGTACTTGAGGTCGTTGACCATCACTCCATCCCACAGACCCCGGGCTTTCAGGTCGTTGACCAGATAGGGGTTAACCACGGTGAACTCACCTGACAGGTTCGATTTCACGTACAGGTTTTGATAAGTGGGTTCGATGGACTGGGAGACACCGGTGATGTTGGCAATGGTCGCGGTGGGTGCAATTGCCATGACATTGGAGTTGCGCATGCCGTTCTGCGCCACCAGGGCGCGCAGTGTGGGCCAGTCCAGAGTCTGGTCACGATTCACCTGGATATATTGCTCGCCACGCTCTTCCACCAGCTTGTCGAGGGAGTCGATGGGGAAAATACCCTGGCTCCATAGTGAGCCCTCGTAGGAAGAGTAGGTGCCGCGCTCGGCTGCCAGTTCACTGGACGCCTCAATGGCGTAGTAGCTGATCGCTTCCATAGAGCGGTCGGCAAATTCCACGGCCTGCTCCGAGCCATAGGCGAGGTGCTGCTTGTACAGGGCATCCTGGAAACCCATAACACCCATGCCCACTGGGCGGTGTTTCATATTGGAATTACGCGCCGTATCTACCGAGTAGTAGTTGATGTCGATGACGTTATCGAGCATGCGCACGGCGGTGCGAATGGTCTTGCGCAGCTTGGCCTGGTCGAGGCCGTTGTCGCCAATATGCTGGGGCAGGTTAACGCTTCCGAGGTTGCACACGGCGATCTCGTCGGCGTTGGTGTTGAGGGTGATCTCGGTGCACAGGTTGGATGAGTGCACCACGCCCACATGTTGCTGTGGCGAGCGGATGTTGCAGGGATCCTTGAAAGTCATCCACGGGTGGCCTGTTTCAAACAGCATGCCCAGCATCTTGCGCCACAGGTTCTCGGCTTTGACGGTCTTGTGCAGTTTGATCTCGCCCGCGGCGGCCATGGCTTCGTACTGGGAGTAGCGCTCTTCGAAGGCCTTGCCGTACAGGTCGTGCAGGTCGGGTACATCGCTGGGTGAGAACAGGGTCCAGTCCTCGTCGTTGAACACCCGCTTCATAAACAGGTCAGGAATCCAGTTGGCGGTATTCATGTCGTGGGTGCGGCGGCGATCGTCGCCGGTGTTCTTGCGCAGCTCGACGAATTCCTCAATGTCCATGTGCCAGGTTTCAAGGTAGGCGCACACTGCGCCCTTGCGCTTGCCGCCCTGGTTTACTGCCACTGCGGTGTCATTCACCACCTTGAGGAAGGGCACAATGCCCTGGCTCTTGCCATTGGTGCCCTTGATGTAGGCACCCAGTGAGCGCACCGGAGTCCAGTCGTTACCCAGGCCGCCGGCAAATTTGGACAGCATGGCGTTGTCCTGGATGGCGCCATAAATGCCGTGCAGGTCATCCGGCACCGTGGTCAGGTAGCAGGACGACAGCTGCGGGCGCAGCGTACCCGCGTTGAACAGGGTCGGGGTGGAGCTCATGTAGTCAAAGGATGACAGCAGCTCGTAGAACTCGATAGCGCGAGCGTTCTTGTCCGCTTCTTCGGTCGCCAGGCCCATGGCCACGCGCATGAAGAATACCTGTGGCAATTCGAAGCGTACTTCGTCGCTGTGAATAAAGTAGCGGTCGTACAGTGTCTGCAGACCGAGATAAGTAAACTGTTTATCACGCTCGGGCAGAATGGCCTGGCCCAATAGCTCGAGATCAAAGTCGAGCAGGTTCGGGGCAAGTAACTCGAGCTCTACACCCTTTGCGATATACGCAGGCAGCGCTGCCGGATACAGGCGCGCCATGTCTGCGTGGGTGGCGCTGTCGGCGAGCCCCATAAAGGCCAGTGCTTCCGCGCGCAGGCTGTCTTCGAGCAGGCGGGCGGCCACATAGCTGTAGTTCGGGTCCTGCTCGATCATGGTCCGGGCGGTAATCACCAGCGATGTCGATAGTTCGTCGGCAGTCACACCGTCGTACAAGTTTTTCAGCGCCTCATCAAGGATGTCCGCTTCGCTGACATCGCTCAGGCCCTCACAGGCTTCGCTGACAATTGTATGCAGGCGATCGAGGTCCAGAGGGATGCGGCTGCCGTCGGCCTGTACCACGCTGATGGCATTGGCCGCTTCCTGTGTTTCCTGGGACAGGGATGCCTTGGCCGCGCGCTTGCGGGCCTGCTCTTCGCGGTAGATTACATAGTCGCGGGCGATCTTGTGCTCGCCGGCGCGCATCAGCGACAGTTCTACCTGGTCCTGGATGTCTTCGATATGAATGGTGCCGCCGGAGGGCATGCGCCGTTTGAATGTCGCGGCGACCTGATCGGTCA
This window harbors:
- a CDS encoding heme-binding beta-barrel domain-containing protein, which gives rise to MSTIIDGVDYGPLHQLIGTWWGDRGLDVAPEPDGEDKHAYYDQIVFTPAGAAENAEEQNLVCVKYHQVVRKRNKGTIFHDQIGHWMYEPGSGMIMHSLTIPRAVCVLAGGELQQAGEETIFDVTATQGSETFGVVQSPFMLEKAKTTAFKMTMKVSGDELVYEEITSLDIYGRQFEHTDGATLHRIVYD
- a CDS encoding VOC family protein, whose translation is MFAAFDRAYLDIPSPDTALNEYTSLLGIAPQGNCLSLANLDICLRETAGEPGIAGLNLLDDDLAVGTEQALDTAALSIAMAASHHRDPEYRQINSATGIYAVDHLVLQTRDADACIALFGEQLGLRLALDQEVPEWGGRMLFFRHGKMTLEVIQNLKEPPVHDFFWGITYLCHDIDQTIAALDERTVAHSPIRSGRKPGTRVATIKSHTLGIPTLIIGPA
- a CDS encoding ribonucleotide-diphosphate reductase subunit beta, whose protein sequence is MLSWDDYHKDETVPQPVKEQTATQPAAETAAPKPLVAEMEMPPGAVAAPKREEPKAAPADPVARAAEAVANIDVAPGLEELEMGASRVSVDEKAMINCRADLNQLVPFKYDWAWQKYLDGCANHWMPQEINMTADVATWKSADGLTEDERRIVMRSLGYFSTADSLVANNLVLAIYRLITNPECRQYLLRQAFEEAIHTHAYQYCIESLGMDEGEIFNMYREVPSVAAKASWSLSHTHSLSDPTFTTGTLDTDQELLRNLIGFYAVTEGIFFYCGFTQILSMGRRNKMTGVAEQFQYILRDESMHLNFGIDVINQIKLENPQLWSESFQDEVVQMILEGTEIEIQYARDTMPRGVLGMNAAIMEEYLHFIANRRLSQLGLPEQFVGAQNPFPWMSEIMDLRKEKNFFETRVIEYQTGGALSWD
- a CDS encoding ribonucleoside-diphosphate reductase subunit alpha — encoded protein: MQTETNPSGTSTGATPTDQDTPVSGGIAATAPGQLRVIKRNGTVVPFEGSKIAVAITKAFLAVEGGTAAASSRIHETVAKLTDQVAATFKRRMPSGGTIHIEDIQDQVELSLMRAGEHKIARDYVIYREEQARKRAAKASLSQETQEAANAISVVQADGSRIPLDLDRLHTIVSEACEGLSDVSEADILDEALKNLYDGVTADELSTSLVITARTMIEQDPNYSYVAARLLEDSLRAEALAFMGLADSATHADMARLYPAALPAYIAKGVELELLAPNLLDFDLELLGQAILPERDKQFTYLGLQTLYDRYFIHSDEVRFELPQVFFMRVAMGLATEEADKNARAIEFYELLSSFDYMSSTPTLFNAGTLRPQLSSCYLTTVPDDLHGIYGAIQDNAMLSKFAGGLGNDWTPVRSLGAYIKGTNGKSQGIVPFLKVVNDTAVAVNQGGKRKGAVCAYLETWHMDIEEFVELRKNTGDDRRRTHDMNTANWIPDLFMKRVFNDEDWTLFSPSDVPDLHDLYGKAFEERYSQYEAMAAAGEIKLHKTVKAENLWRKMLGMLFETGHPWMTFKDPCNIRSPQQHVGVVHSSNLCTEITLNTNADEIAVCNLGSVNLPQHIGDNGLDQAKLRKTIRTAVRMLDNVIDINYYSVDTARNSNMKHRPVGMGVMGFQDALYKQHLAYGSEQAVEFADRSMEAISYYAIEASSELAAERGTYSSYEGSLWSQGIFPIDSLDKLVEERGEQYIQVNRDQTLDWPTLRALVAQNGMRNSNVMAIAPTATIANITGVSQSIEPTYQNLYVKSNLSGEFTVVNPYLVNDLKARGLWDGVMVNDLKYYDGSVQAIDRIPADLKAIYSTAFEVDPRWLVDSASRRQKWIDQAQSLNLYINNANGKKLDITYRMAWYSGLKTTYYLRSLAATGTEKSTIDTGALNAVSNEAAAPAPVPAACSLDDPDCEACQ